The window TGATAATTTCAATCGAAAAacttgggtttatttcttaaaagaAAAGTTCAAAGTTTTTGGCGCTTTCAAGAAATTCAAGACTTTTGTTGAAAAGGAAAGTGGATTACATATTAAAGCTATGGGATCTGATAGAGCAGGCGAATTCACATCAAAAGATTTTAAAGCATATTGTAAAGAACATGGAATTCGCCAGCCTTTAATAGTCCCATAcgcacctcaacaaaatggggtggccgaaagaaagaatagaacaaTTCTTAACATTGCTTGAAGTATGTTGAAGAACAAAAAGATGCCTAAAAGAAGCGTGGAGTGGAAGAAAGCTAGGCGTTTCATATTTACGGGTTTTTGGAAGCATTGATTATGCACATGTGCCCGACCAAAAGAGATCTAAGCTAGATGACAAGAGTGCAAAGCACATCTTCATTGCCTATGATGCTCACTCGAAAGGCTACGAATTGTATAACCCAAGCAATGGAAAAATGATTGCAAGTTGAGATGTTGAATTCGATGAATAAGGCACGTGAGATTAGACTACAAAGGAAGAAGACTATGACATCATTCCTTTAGAAGAAAAAGATGATCAAGTGACACGAATGCCTGCTTCTTCACCTGCATCTCCAGTTTCATCCGCTCGTGTGAGCcaacatcatcatcttcatcagaaGAAAGTTTAAGTGAAAGGCCAAGACGCGTGAGAAGCCTATGGGAGATTTATGAGGTAACTGAAAATCAAAATAACTTTACATTATTTCATTTCTTTGCTAATTGTGAACCAATAAGCTTTGAAGATGTCATACAAGGCAAAATGTGGAAAGAAGCTATGGATGAATAAATCAGCGTAATCAAAAGAAACAACATATGAGAGTTATCCACTCTACTAAAAGGGTACAATTGGAGTCAAGAAACAACACATGAGAGTTATCCACTCTACCAAAAGGGCAACATGCAATTGGAGTCGAATGGATGTACAAGGCAAAGAAGAATGTGAAAGGGTATAGCCAACGACCTGCAATCGATTATGAGGAGGTATTTGCTCCTATTGCTCGCCTAGAAACTATAAGATTGATAATTTCTTTAGCCGCacgaaataaatgaaaaatattttaaatggaTATGCAATCTTCCTTTTGGAATAGGTATCTTGAAAAAGAtgtttatatggagcaaccatTGGGATATGTTAGAAAATGgcatgaaaataaaattttaaaattgaaaaaggCCTTGTATGGCTTAAAGCAAGCACCAAGGGTATGGAATAGTAGAATTGATAAATGTTTTCAAGCAAAGAATTTTATCAAATGCCCATATGAGCATGCCCTCTATACTAGGGTGAATGAAAATGGAGATATGTTGTTTGTTTGCTTGTATGTGGATGACTTGATCTTCACATGAGGTAATCCAAGTATGTTTAAGGAGTTCAAGGAATCAATGGTTCGAGAAATTGAAATGATGGACATAAGCCTCATGTCATATTTCATTGGCATAAAAGTGAagcaaatggatgaatgaatctTTATCTCTCAAGAAGGCTAAGCAAGAGAAGCTATCAAGAAATTCAATATATACAATTGCAAGCCAACAAGTACACCTGTGGAATGTGGTATCAAAATGACAAaggatgatgaagaagaaaaagtggATTCTACATTATTCAAGAGCCTAGTTGGAAGTCTTCGATACTTGATGTGCACAAGACTTAACATTCTATATGGAGTTCGGTTAGTGAGCCGGTACTTGCAAGAACTAAAATCCTCTCACATTAAAGCAGTCAAGAGGATTCTTCGATACATAAAAGGTACGATGAGTTATGGTTTGCTTTATTCATCATCTTAAGACTTTAAACTTGTATGCTATTCATATAGTGATTGAGGGAGGAGATGTGGATGATAGAAAAAGCACCTCCTATTTTGTAATTTATGTGAGTGATACTGCATTTACATGACAATCAAAGAAGCAACCGATTGTCACTTTCGACATGCGAAGCCGAATACTCTACATCATTAGGAGTATGCCATGCAATTTGGCTAAAGAGTCTGctcaaatatattcaaatatattAAGAGGATATATGAAGATCTACGTCGACATTAAGCCATCCATTACCTTAACAAAGAATCCCTTATTTAATAAAAAGGAGTAAGCATATCGACACTCACTTCCGCTTCATCCGAGAGCATGTGAAGAACAATGAGATCGAGCTCATATTCGTCAAATCACAAGATCGTGTTACTGATATTTTCACGAAACCCCTCAAAGTCGACATCTTTAACAAGGTAATAATTATGCTTGGAATGGTTGATGGAAAAAAATTATGTTTAGGAGGGGGGGAGTgttgaaaaataaacataaattttataaaattgttATAGTGTGGTAAACTAATAGTGTAAGAGTATAAGCTTCAAGAGAGCCACCTAAAAGCTTTATAGTTTATATTCATATGGAAAATGACATGGGTAACTAGAGTAGATAGAATCTCATTAAATGTAAAGAAATGTGTAGAATGGACCCCAAGGGCCTATATATACATGTAGGGCATCTTCATTGTAACACAACAAGGGAAGAATATCCAATAcaagtgagttttttttttccatctccaAGTCCTTCCTCTTGTCCCACTTCTAGAGTTTTAAAGGCCTCTTCACATACAACAGGCTTCCCCCTTCTCATGTATTCTTCTTCTCTTTAATCCCTTCTTCTCTGACcttcatctctccctctctcctctcttcttcacatttctctctctctctctctctctctctctctctctctctctctctctctctctctctctctctctctctctctcttccattctctTGTTCTTCTATGGTTGGGGAAGTCTCGTGTGGATAGTGTGTATTGTTTATCGTGGGCCAATCATTAGTTGGACAATGTCCACCACCTTGGGCCCACCATTGACTGTCATTTACATGGTATTAGAGTGTTGATCATCTCTTAGGATTATGTTTCACTCAGATTGCATCAGAGGTACCCATCTTAGGTTTTTCAAGCTATTGTTTTGATCAAATAAAAGGCTCCTAtctattcatttctttctttctttaactAGAGGGGTTTTGAAAGGTGTTGATGTCGTGGGACGTTGCTCTTTATTTTTTTGGCGGTAGGATTAGTTGGATCCAAGTGTTAGTCGGCCTGCATATTATAGTTTCTTGGTTGCGATCGACGATCAAAACTTTACTGGATGCTCGATCCAATACTGTGgatatttttccctttttaagtTGTTGTCATTGTGATTCATATAATGGTTGAAATTGTTATTGTCATTTTGAATAGAATCCTTTAGGATCAACATTATTAAGGTTTGTTTATGTTGTTGCTATTTTATTACTATATCCGTCATTAGTTAAGGGTCCAACATTGGTTGAGATTTAATATGGTTGTCttttttcttcatctttattACTGAAAGTTGTTGCCAACAatgtgatgcagggacatgtgatggcctaaccctagatgcatgtatcatATGAATGATGTGATTCAAGTAAATAAATTAATCAACAAACTATTTTTTAATCAAAGGGATTAGGCAAATCTCAACACAGAGATGAGATCATTCCGTCAGTaccatgccccttagcataaaatcataTAAACAATAAAAATGGGATAACCtggggatatgaggatatcctatATCTAGTATAAGTCAGTTTACGGTCAAGTTTGAATCTAATTCTACTAACTAGTCATTCCTGTTTTCTGTTTAAATTAAAAGGGAATATCCAAAAGAACAAAAGTGATGAAGAAGGGAGGATTCGAGATAAAGAAACTACGGGTCCTTTGTCATCAAAACAAAAGACTGCGGATTTCTTACCTTTTTCCGCACCTTGAAGATTTAggaagaaggaaacctgaaattgGAGTGGAATCCTTAAcaccaagggccaatcctgaaaccctaagctcttgatgaaagatgaagaaaagatatgaatttctattcattcaatcttaataaaatagggtttctcacaatgtatatataaggcatggaaaaagtaaaagtgcactaaagcccctaaaaaaaataaaaagataaaaataaaaaagtgcacCAAAGTCcctgaaaataaggaaaagaattaaaaaaatggctaaaactaaaacacccgcgCGACAGGGTGTGAAATCCGCCCTATGAGCGGTTATGCCACTCCTGCACTCGTAGCATGTCAAAAAATGGGTCCAATGGATCCGGCATCCATGCACAACAACTCATTCGCTCCGGTACTCTGTCGGTGACGTCTCCTCTTCTGGGACACTTTAAAGGGTGCATCACTGATGTCTGCATCAATTCTCCCCGAGCAGGAAGAATTTACCACTAGAGAAAGTGAACTCCTGTATCTCTCGAGCAAATTGGGGTCAATGCGTTGCAGCTCTGTCTCTGTGATCCAAGTTATCTATAATGGGCCTATTCGTTCATTTGACTAGGAATTTCTGGAAACCCCCATAGCGAGTGGAAACCGCCTCAGAGTCTAAAATTTTCTCTATCTCATCTCTTCTCGATGCATGTGGAAGAGAAGGTAAGATGGACACAGGAAGGTTAAGCTGTGGCCAAGGTCCATATATAGGGGGTGTTTGGGAAGAAATAGGGGAACCCATAGATAGAGGTGATGGCTCGTGATAGGGAACTAtattttccacattaaatgtggaactgatgcCCATGGTGCAGggatatcaacaacataagcattagacCCCGACATTTTCACAATTTTATGTGGGCCCATACTACGGGCATGAAGCTTCTTCACGGATTTAGGTAGAAACCGATCAAGCATAATACGAACTATGACGTCATCTCCAGGTTGATTCTCTAAATCTCCCGTGAGTGTCAGCGGAAAGTTTATAATATTCATTACTTAAATTAATCTTCCTCCTGATCTTGttatacaacacatgtatatgtTGGGCAAAAGACTCTCCTAACTCTAAAGGACGTTGTGGGGTAGCCATAAGGATCAAATCTATGGGAGCTCGGGACCTAAGATCTATAATAATTTTAAACGGGTTCATTCCTCTGGACCTGTTCACCGAAGAATTAAACATGAACTCTATTGTGGAAAAAACAATGTCCCAAGTCATATAGTGGTCTCCAACCAAATATCTCAACAAACTCCCTATGCTACGGTTCACTAGCTCTGTTTGACCATCCAACTGGGGATGATATGCTAAAGAAAACTAGAGCCTTGTACCCAAAAGATGTTAGTGagtcttctaaaaataactagtgaacgtagtatctttgTCAGACACGATGGATCTAGGTACTCTATGAAGTCGCACAACCTCCTAAAAGAATAATTTAGTAACATGGGAGGCATCCGGGGTCTTATAACAGTGTAGGAAATGGGCCATCTGAAAAAATCTAACAACAACAACGAGTATGAAATCATGCTTACGAATAGTCTTAggaagcccaagcacgaagtccatactgacatCTTGCCACGGGGCATGTAAAATTGGCAAAGGAGTATATAAACCTGTATTTTGTTTCCTCTTCTTCGCCAGTTGACATGTCCGACACTGCCCTACAATCTTAGCCACATCTCGCTAGAGATTATTCCAACAGAAATGATCAGACGTAAGGGCAACTATTTTATCTCGGCCAAAGTGACCTGCCATCCCTCCAGCATGCAGCTCCCAAACTAGAAAAACACGGAGGGATGTGAATGAGATACAGAACTTGTCTCCTCTAAAAAGATATCCATTTGTAAGGACAAATTCCACACTCCTCGAGGGTGACAATGACGCATAAATGATCCTAAAATCAAGACAGTTTGAGTACTCATCCTTGAGTTGATCAAAACCTGTTACTTCAATACTCATGGACCGCAGCGTCATGAGACGACGACTAAGCGCGTTAGCAACCTTATTCTCTTTTCTGGCCTGGTGCTTAAGCACAAATGTGTACTatgcccacttggcatgcctagggctCAACTTCTTTTGAGAGCTCAAATATTTCAGGGCCTCATGATCAGAGAACAAGATGAATTCTCGTGGTAATAAATAATGTCGCCAATAGCGCAACGATTGCACAACCacatagaactctttgtcataaGTGGAGTAGCGTTGTTTAGCCTCGCTCAACTTCTCATTGGAAAAAGCCACAGGATGTCCCTCTTAGCTTAACACTCCACCTATGACAATTCTTGACACGTCACACGCTATCTTAAAGACTTTAGTGAAGTCAAGTAGAGGCATAACTGACACTTCTGTCATCTTCTTCTTAATTTCTGAGAAAGCCTGTGCCACGAGTTTAGTCCATTAAAACTCTCATTTTTGTATGCAATTTGTGATGTGAGCCATAATTGAGCTAAATTCATGGATAAATCGTCAATAGAACGTAACTAGGCTATAAAAGCTTCGCACGTTGTGTATGGTACGCGGCTAAGGCCAATTAACAATAATATTGACTTTCTCAGGGTTAAAGACATACCCTCTGACGATACAACGAACCCAAGAAGATAACTTGGAATGCCAAGAAGGATCACTTCTTGAGGTTCATATAGAGTTTTTTTGCGCGCAAGGCGTTGCAGACCTACCTTAAGTGCTCGATGTATTGGCTAGGAGACGTACTGTAGATGATAATATTATTGAAGTACGCAACTAAAAAGTTGCCCATAAAGAGTCGCAACACCTAGGTCATCACCCTCATAAACGTACTTGGGTCATTGGTTAATCCAAATCGAATAACCGGCCACTCATACAACCCGCCCTTCTTCTTGAAGGTAGTCTTCCATTTATCTCTCGGGCGAACATGAATTTGGTAATAATCACTCTTGATGTCGATTTTTGAAAAGATAGTAGAGGTGGCCATCGTGTCATCAAGCCTCGCGATGAGAAATTTGACAATGATCTTGTTTATGCCtttactatcaacacacatgcgccacgtgccgtctttatTGGGAGTAAGAAGTGCAGGCACGACACACGAGCTCAAACTCTCACGAATGAATTCCTTTTAAAGAAATTCATCCGCATGCCTCTTCAACTCGGCATGCTCGGTGGGGTTCATTATGtagtgagggaggtttggtagggtCGCCTCTAGGACGAGATTTATCGCATGTTGAATGTCTCGCATTGGTGGAAACTCGTCTGAAAGGTCCTTAGGGAAGACATCTCGAAACTCCTCTAGGACCGAACGAGCCTCCTGGGGTATCCCCATAGCAACCTCGAGTGTACTCTCCCTAGCCAGTAGGCCATACACCATAATCCCCACCTtggtctctctctcaaaccccttagcatctatgatgtggagagacttcgACTGAGGCGCTTTTTGACTCTTAAGACTGCCTGGGGATGCAACATCTTTCACTCCTGTTGACGATCTGGGAGGGAGCAGGCTCAAGACAAGCTTCTTTCCTTTATGTTTAAATACACAATTATTTGTACACCCGAATATTGTGACATCTTTGTCATAGAGCCATGGCCTTCTCAAGATGATATGACCAATGTATATCGTGACCACATCACACCGTAACTTATccttgtatgacccaaactcaatTGGAACAAGGCATCGCTGGGTCATAGGGAGGGATGTTGTATCCACCCAAGAAACTCTGTATGGGTTGGGGTGGGGTATTGGCTTCAACCTTAGGCAACTCAAAGTAACTGGGGAAACTACATTATCACAACTCTCGCTATCTATGATCACCTCGCAGCTCTTTTCTTCGCACTTGACATAAGTGTGGAAAATGGTGGTTTTGCGCCAATCTTCGCTTTCCTTTATCTAGGTTAAGGCGCACCTCACCACTGCAAGTGGCGTAGTCTCCACAGTATCATCCTCTACATCACTAGCCAGTTCAAGGGAGGGGATAATGATCTCCTCATCATCCTGGTCACCATCAACTATATTTGTCACTTCTTCTTCTGCGGGGTGTTCGGAAACAAAGGCAATACTCTCACCCTTATTTGAACACTCGACGCCGATGTAACCTATGTCACCATAACAGTAGCACTGCCCTGGCATTGCGGGCCTAGTACTTGGTCCATACATATTGTTACTTTGATTTATGTTGACTGGCTGGGTACTAGGTTGAGCTTTGGGTTGAATTCCAACCTGGGGTCTCGCTCCCCGCGGAGCTACTCTAGGCATAGTAGGTTAAAAATCAATCTTCCTTACATTGGACTGACGCACATAGGGCTCCAGTTTCTGCACCACTTGGTAAACATGTTCCAGATTGGTGACCATGTGAAGGTCAAGAACTTAGACACTCAATATGAATGGTCAAGAACTTAAAATTAGGTTGAACAAATTGCAATTTAAtttaatagtgcatccaaacacacactAAAGGTGTTCAGGCAATACCGCAATAGCCATTTGAGCTTGTGTTCAGCATGCATGTGAGACTAAAAAATGACGAAGTGACCTGCAAATTGCAGTTACATTCCTCTCAAGTCCAACGTAAATGATATGTAATTGCAATTTAGAGCCTAGACTCTAAATATGAATAGTAAGGAGCTTACAATTTGGTAATTCCCACTTGACTCAACAAGCAATTGCAATTTGATTCAATAGTGCATTGAAACGCACCCTAAAGGCGTTCAAGCAATAGCCATTTGAACTTACGCCCAGCATGCATAACACTTAAAAATGAAAAGTGGCCCTTAAATTGAAGTTACTAAAGTCCAACTTCAAtgaaatgtaattgcaatttagaGCTCAAGGAACTTAAATTTTTTGGTGATTCTCCCTTGATTAGATGAACAATTGCAATTAAAACTAATAGTAAATCCGAACACACCCTAAATGTATCCATGCAATATCTGTTTGGACTCGTGTCCAGCATGCGTATCAAAATGCGGAGCTAAAGATCTTTGAAAATATGGTTGGTTTTCCTTACCCTTGAACTGTCTTGGTAGCGCCAACGATCAGAATCTCCTGCTTCTTTTCTACTTGCAATGCCATGGAAATTACACCAATAACCACAAGCAAAGGAAAAACACTTATGGATGACAATCTGCTAGTGACGAATTGCCTACTTTACACCGAATTGCACAATGCAAGTTCCAGTTATGACTTTACCATACGCGGACAACTGAGAATAATCAAAGACGATGAAAAGCAGAGAAGGATGAACACCAAATGATAGGTAACTTCGTCTGAGCATGATGTAAGATTGATGTTCTTCTTACATGTTAAGTTAGGGCTCCAACTTGAGTTTggttcaacccaaacccaactaaCCCAACTGATTTGGTTGGTTTGTCAAGGTCCTCAGGTTGGATTTAGGTTGAGAAATGGCAACCTGATTTGGATTTGGGTTGTGCACATTCAGGTTGGGTTAGGTCGGTTGAGAACAATCACATATATTTGGGTTGAGTATAGAGGACTTTGGTTGGGCATCTTGGGTTGGAATTTGGGTCGgattgggtcctcttgaggttggttGGGCTCCAGTTGACCCTCAGCCCAACCCAATCTGGCCAAGTTGCACCCCTATGTTAAGGTTCATGTATCAAGAACAAACGCAAAAGTCCATGCATAGATAGTGGTACTATGCTGAACAAGTTACATAAGGTTAATCGGACTGTCGATCTGGTGGGCAGCTCCTTTAATATGGTCCAGATACATGAATCTTGAAATGAAAGAATAACATCCATATGAGGTGGATGGGACCATTCATGAGGCGGGCAGCTCCCTCCTCACAGTGAATGTGGTGGGCCTCCATGTAGTGAACATGTAAGGTGAACAGGCCTGTTGATCTTGTGGTTCAAGGTGTGGATAGACAATATCCAAAATGAAAGGTGATTGGACTTTGTTAGCCATCAAATTAGCAGCCTGAGAAAGGAAGGGTTAGCTCTAGACAGAGTTGCAACTTGGGAGGCTGGTTTGGGTTGgtgcaacccgagcccaacctgacctcaagaggacccaacccacaaTCCGACCCGAACCCAATTCCAACCCGAATTCCTTTGTGACCAACCCCAAATTGAGCCAACCAAACCCAACAGGATCCagtctgacccaaatacatgtgattatttccaGCCCGACCTAACACAACCCAATGCTCAACCCAAACCAAACTCGATTTGAAATCAGGTTGGGGTTTTCCAACCGTGTGCCAACCCGAGGACCCGGGCAACCCAACTCAACCTGACCtgaacttgggttgggtcagttgggttcaGGTTAACTTGAACCTAAGTTGCAACCATAGCTCCAGATAGAGCAATGGTCCACGTTCAATTAGAAAAGCTCACAACAATTGGATGATCGGAGGTGTAATTGTTCTATAACTTCAATTTTTTGGCATATAGGCCACCcacaaagtggcccaccatatcaacaaTCCCGATCACCACATGTTTGCCACATGTGTTGAGGGGGCTGAAAATACATACTCCTCATGTTAGCATGCCCTTCATGCTATTGAAAGGCTCACAATGGTCAGTTGAGTTGCAATGATTTTGTTAAGATAGTAAacataatcaaattccaaataaaACTACCAAACATATGATAATAGGCATGTTGAATTCTCAAGGGGAAATGTATACCGAACTACAAATGTTAAGGGAGAATTCCAATACGTACAGTGCTTTATGTTGATTgtatcatagtgaatttctgtTATATCCTTGTGTTTGTGAAGTATAAATTTCATCTTTGTGGAACGGTTTACCTCTCCTAGGTACGTCTGCTAGTTCACAGAACTCTGACAAGACCTTTCTCGTCTTTAAACCTTTTCTCTTTTCTGCTGGCCGAGGTCCTAAAGCACTTGTATCTATACTCGCATTGTAATTCTGTGATGATTGTACAACAGCATCATAAGCCTTTGAAGAAAGACGCAGCCCCTCATTGCGagccctcaaatacatctcatacGCAAGTCTCGGCTTCGCATCTATGGCTAGAGCTTCAATCAGCATCTCGTATGTAATCTCATTCGGCGTGATGTTCTGAACTTTCATGCGGTGAAACCACTCAAATGCAGCACTGCCCATACTGTTCCGTGCACAGCCGCTTATGATCGCATTGTAGGTGACGACAGTCGGATCGTTTCCAGACGCAACCATCTCCCGGATGACTGAATCCACCTCCTCGGGCCGCCCTTGTCCAATGTAAACCGAGACAAGAATTGTGTATGCATGCAAATTCGGCTTGACACCCAACTTGCACATATGCTCCCATACCCGGAGAGCCTCATCATACATCTTCCCTTTCTCAAGGGCACTAAGCAATGCCCCATAAGAAAGGATTGTAGGTTTTTCACCTTGTTCGACCATCCTCCTAAATATTTCAACTGCAGCCGAAGTCTCTGATGCCCTGGAGCAGGCAACAAGAACTGCATTCCACTCTCTGCTTCCTGGTTTTAGGCCTTTATCTTGCATCTTATTGATCAACCTAACACCCCATCTCCAAATTCCCCTTCTGCTTGCTGCAGTAAGCAGTATATTGAAATGAGAAACAATCAGCTCATACGATAGATTATTGGGTTCTGGCCCCTTGTCCAACAAGTCCTCATAAATCTCCAATGCGGCCCACCATTTCTTCGCCTTCCCCATCAGCCATATCAAATGGTTGCAGACTGACAAGCTAATATCACTCTCTGTTTCCCTTATCCTTCTATACAACTCTTTCGCTACAAGGTAGTGGCCTTCCATGGTACACGCCCACACAAGGCGCTCGTATTCCGCTTGACCGGGCCGGAGCCCCATCTTATCCATATCGGCAAGAAGCTTTAAGGCATTGGTAGTTGAATGATCTCTTTTCACAAGCCACCTCCGCATCACCTGGTAGCAAATGCGAATCATGAAATTCTCAAGCTTAACAAGTTCATTCTCCCAATTCTCACCTGCATCTTTTCCAATCTCCCCCTTACGATACTTCTCCCTTGTTTCAACGAAGAACTGAAGCGCCCCATCTGCATCTTCCATTCTTCGATATGCAAGTAAGGCTGTTGAATACGTCACAGCAGACGGAGATAGACCCTTCTCCTGGATTTCAGCCATAATGCCAAGAGCCTCCTTTGGACGGCCTTGTTCGAGATAAACTGCCATCAAAGTGTTGTACGTTACAATGTTGGGGATGATGCCTTCCTTTTTCATATCTTCCATCACTTTATTGACTTGTCCGAATTGTTCTGATTGCTTCAGAGCACCCAAAAGACTGTTGTAGATGAAAAGGTTTGGGCCAGAAAAACCACGGGaacccttcttctttcttttaagcCATTCAACGAGAGCAATGGCTGAATCCAATTTCCTATCAATGCCGAAACCTCTAATCATCGACGAATATACAGGAAGAGGTAGCTCTTTGAAATCTTTAAGAACTTCCTCCACATCGTCAGCAGTTTTTGCACACTGCAAACTATGCGCCAATGCACGAACATCGATCTTCCCACTCTTCTCTTCACGTAATTTGCTTCTGTTTTCACAGTCTCCTCCTTCTGTATCACGACTGTCCTTGTCATTCTCAGATTCCTCTGAAAACCCACAATTCAAATTCAATGCTCCTTGTGTAATTTCAACCCCGCCCACTTCCTGCTCCAAAGCCCAAGCCGAACCAACCATTGCCCCAAAAGAGCCGCTCTTCCGGTTGTGAACAAGAACCGAGTTGGGTTTCGAGCGATCG of the Magnolia sinica isolate HGM2019 chromosome 7, MsV1, whole genome shotgun sequence genome contains:
- the LOC131251570 gene encoding protein LOW PHOTOSYNTHETIC EFFICIENCY 1, chloroplastic, producing the protein MQALSIWPSKMDILATPNLNFDLGSCISKKLWSFGSNLSLVSINSMGISSFRSGLNCRQVRNLDSRNGFSTDRSKPNSVLVHNRKSGSFGAMVGSAWALEQEVGGVEITQGALNLNCGFSEESENDKDSRDTEGGDCENRSKLREEKSGKIDVRALAHSLQCAKTADDVEEVLKDFKELPLPVYSSMIRGFGIDRKLDSAIALVEWLKRKKKGSRGFSGPNLFIYNSLLGALKQSEQFGQVNKVMEDMKKEGIIPNIVTYNTLMAVYLEQGRPKEALGIMAEIQEKGLSPSAVTYSTALLAYRRMEDADGALQFFVETREKYRKGEIGKDAGENWENELVKLENFMIRICYQVMRRWLVKRDHSTTNALKLLADMDKMGLRPGQAEYERLVWACTMEGHYLVAKELYRRIRETESDISLSVCNHLIWLMGKAKKWWAALEIYEDLLDKGPEPNNLSYELIVSHFNILLTAASRRGIWRWGVRLINKMQDKGLKPGSREWNAVLVACSRASETSAAVEIFRRMVEQGEKPTILSYGALLSALEKGKMYDEALRVWEHMCKLGVKPNLHAYTILVSVYIGQGRPEEVDSVIREMVASGNDPTVVTYNAIISGCARNSMGSAAFEWFHRMKVQNITPNEITYEMLIEALAIDAKPRLAYEMYLRARNEGLRLSSKAYDAVVQSSQNYNASIDTSALGPRPAEKRKGLKTRKVLSEFCELADVPRRGKPFHKDEIYTSQTQGYNRNSL